GGTCTCCATTTGCATCCTCTTTTTGGTGTTTTGTTTTGATCCCTTGTGTTACATTTTGATTTCCTTTTCAGCTGCTCTCAATTTAGGCTGCACACCTAAAAAAGCTTCAAGGAGCCAACGAAACAATGTCTCTACAAATTATCTCAGTTCCAGGAATCAAGAGTCTCCCAGTTTGTCTCCTCCTCCCATGGTAATGAAGACTTCTCAAGGAGCTGTCACTAATTCCCGTTGTGTCCcctatttttggaatttggctaaaccTGTGAACAATGGCTTAGACCATTCACGCTTTAGATTCCAAAGCCTTCTTCCTGCTCATAATTCCACTGGAAAATTCTCTGCTTTGTTAAGCCCACATGGTTTGATGGAAAATGCTCTACCGCCGAGCAAGTTCTCCGTCTATCCGCTATATTATGGGAGTGGTGATCAGTGGCAAGGACAACGCTCCAGCTTCGAAATTGCTCCTAGACCGGTTTCTACATATCTGGATTCTACAAATGGAGGTGTTATGGAGAAGACTAGTGTCTCTGGTACAATGGTAGCAAATGGCATCCCCCAAAATGAATTAATGTATTCTCTTGGGAGCTCATGTGTTGATAAATGTGATCTAGCATTGCGGTTGGGCCCTCTCTCAGCTTCAAGCTCAAGCTGTGAAAGCAAAACTCCGCTTCATGTGCTTAAAGTTTGTTCAGGCAGTTCACCAGAGGAAACCAAAACTGAGGATTGTTCCCAAGTGATGGAAAGGAAGCTTCCATTGTTTCCTATGGTAAATGCATATGGTGTATCTGAGCACAATACATGGGGGCGGAGTCTAGAGGGCGAATGTTTCGATGGAGAAACGAGGATGAGAAAACGGAAGGCAGGTTTTACTCATTCATCAAAGGAAAGGCACTTAAGAGTTGGCTCCCAAAGGTTCCTTCCAGCAGGTTCGTAGGCtgatttctttttccattttgaaatGAACAACACGATTATGGATAAAAAAAGCTGGAGCGGGCCAGTTCCTCAGACACAAACTGTCCACAACCGCAGTATTGATGTTTGAAATGTAAGAATGATGCTCAACAACTGGAATCTAAACTTGGATGGAGTAAGGGAATATATGTGGAAGGAAAGGTTCTAAGGCTGTCTGttaaaaaagaattatcttTTGGGATTAATTGATAGGGTTTTTTGGACCCATGGAGGAGATTACTTAAATTTTAGAAGTGGGTGAAGAGTTGATAAACAAGCAACTGGTGAAGCTACTGTCTGTGCAAATGGGGGACAGAGAGGCATTGAGCCAAGAAGCTTATTTATCATATTTTGGGGGCAACATGCTTTGGTTCTGTGggtcctttttcttttctcctttctttttcatctttgtTCTCTTTTGGAAAGAGCTGAATTGATCATTGAATGTCTGGATGGAAGTCTCTGCCTTCAACTTTTAATGACTGGGGAGACATTAGTCTCTGTGGGGTCATATAGATAATTCTTGTTTTATCTATTGTTAAGGTAGACAAAACTTTCTGCTTTTAGTTAAACTTGCTTTATCAAATTAGGAAGTTGCTTAGAGAGAGAGATTCAAATAATAAGATTTCTTTCACGAGATTTCATCAATATGATGCCTCTTAGTCATTTTCCATTAGATGCCACATTCTGCCCCTTTTCCACCAGTCGTTATTTAGGGCTTTTTGCCACTTATCCTATCCTGTATTCACTGTATGATTAATGTCCAATCCAATGGGAGCTTGTTATATGGATATGGAATCTGAATTAGCTCGATTTGAATTCCTAACTTTAATCCCACCATTGGGTTTTCACGTGTTCTTCAAATTCTTCATACTTTTTGCTACTGTTTTTCACTGTTGATTTTCAATCAAATGTATGACTGGAAATAGTGAACATTGGTTCCCTTTTAGGTAACTTGTAAACATTAAAGTtattgtttaaaacttactatttagAGTATCTTGAAAGTGTAGATCGTTAATAAAAATGAACCACAAGTAAACAAGAGGAAGATATTCAaggtcaaaaggttgtttttcATAATAGTCCCAATCCATCTATCAGAGTTCTATTTACATCAAGAAGAAAATCTTAGAGAAGCTTTACACTATGCCAAGGAATAGAATCATTCAGTTGGCTTCTGGTTTATGCAGAGTCTTGAtcaaagaaaagagaggaaggggaagttgatgaggatgaggatgaagcaacaggGCTGCTAAAATGGAAGTCAATCTGTAACCTTTGATGGGGTATAAAATTACAACTACCCAACTTCTTTTGCTCTTCTTCCAGCTCTTCAATGGTTATGGCTGCTAGAAACCTTTCAAAAAACTCTCTGCAACACTCTTTTCCCCTGCAAACCAATTCCCCAACCTCTCCTTTCTCTTGGTTCTCGAACATCAAACTTGAGCTATCGAACTTCAAAATGTAAGCTTGATTACACCCCTCAAACAGCCGTTCACCCAGCGAATCAATGATGTAGCAAGCATTTTCATCCATCTTCAACACAAAGAAATGGTCATTCCAACTCACAATGTAAATTCTCGATTcataatttgaaaatgtttttgTATTGACCTCATTCCATATTTGCTCGAACGACATTGCTTCTGTCAAGCAGTTGAATTTCTCTGGGCTGAAGAACCCTACGAAGGAATTTTCCGCTGAGACAGTAATCGGTCCAACATCAGCTTGCACGACGGTCTCAAGGTCAAAATGTTTGTTTGGGAAAGAGTTGGAGTAGCATTCATTGTTGCAAAGCTTTTGCCATTCTGATGAACCTTCCATTATGAGGTTGTCAAGCTCCAGTTGTGTAGGCATGACGCCGTAGTTCGAGTGCAGCCAATGGGCGATCACAGCGACTATTGCTGTGCAGGCACTCTCACCACCGGCCTTCTCGCTCCGCTGGTCAAAGGAGCCAAAGAATACCTCTGTTTTCAGCTTTAACTTGCCATCTCTGCTTACTATTTCTCTAGTTTCCCACCTCCCTCCGCTGGCTTCTTTGTATTGGATATTGGTTTCTAAAGAAAACTCTGTGCTTTCTGCTTTCTCctgtaaacaaaatttaaaaaatcaatacatTGTCTTCAAACCAAAAGGCTGAATATACGATTTAGTCATTaacatttaaatgttttttGTCCTTGCATAATTGAACACGTCAACGTTGAAGAATAATCCTTCCTCGTGTTTTCAAAGTCAAATTAAAAGGAACACAGAGTATTTTAAAGGCATACCATTTGGGAAGTAGTTGAAATGGGGGCGACATTGAACACGGAGGCACCATTGTCGTGTCGCTGTCGGTCAACGGTAACCCCGTCGTTGACCGCCGTGTTTGTCTTCTCCAACCACGGCTCCACTTTCCTTCTCGAATGTCTAAAACTGAAACTCAGCCGTCTCTTCTTGGTCAACGATTTCCCCTGTTTGTGATCCCCATCTTCCTCCCCTGTTGTTGAATCCCCCAAACCCCTGTTTTCACCGTCCGATGAGATCACTTTACCCTTCTCTCTATTCTTTTTCTTGAAACTCGTTAAATCCTTCAAAGTTTTCAAAAATCCCTCCTTGTCCTCCTGCTGAATCGGGTCCGGCCCGTCTCTGACCTCCACAAAATTCACACATACCTTCAAAAATCCCATTACCACAATACCCACAAATTAAAATCTCCTTTTTCATCTATGAACgatcaaatttcataaaaattctTACAGAAATCGTAGCATGATGAGGAGCCGCTCCTGCAGAATCCTTCAACACGATGGGAACATTTCTCTCCATTTTCGTCTCCATTGCCGATAGCATCTCTGCTAAATTTAGCGACGCCTTCCCTAAAACAGAGGATTTCGTCTTGGATTTTGTGGGTTCTTCTTCCTATATCCATGAAAAAGGAAAACTCTCcaataaatttacaaatttggatggaaaaaaaaaaaaaaaaaaggaatgaaaCGTACGAGTAAAACGTAGAATTTGGTGTCCCAGAAGGGAATGGAAGAAGCATCATCATGGGGGAATTCGAATTCACACATGCTATGGAATTCGTGATTCCATTGAACGGTTTGATGGTGGTTGCTTAAGACACGTTGGGCGGTGGTGCGGTTTGTTTGAAGAGGGGATTTTGCATAGAATGGAACAGGTAAAAGGGAATGTCTTTGAGGACCTTTCCATTTGATTTCAATGGCGATTCTTTCATTCTCTTTACCATATCCCAAAAGCttcaaattttctaatttcacctgaaatttcttcatcttcaccatttttttttcttcagaaaAAATGTGTTatgaaggaagaaggaagaggtTTAATATGAAGTGGGTTAGTGACAGCTATTTTAATTTGTTCGTAGGAACAAGTCCAAcccgtgtttttttttttttttttttttttttttttttttttttgtcaaaccGAAAAGGCAGTTTTTagggtttaaatattatttaaaaagatataAAGTACGAATTATCGAATATGCTTGGTCtaactcaaaataataattaataaattacgAGAAGTATCCATGAAAGCAATAAGCGTCATGATATTATATCACTCGCGagagaaatttaaaatatataatattaaattatacaaCTTTTCTCACTCACGACTCAACTGCTTATTTGCATTTTAATAGTCATTTAATCATAcagtttttaattttctttttttaagaagaaaTCTGGTTCTGACTCTAAACTTCTTAATGTAGCGATTTTTTAATCTGTTCAACTTTTGGTTGATCAATCAAATAATGGAAgcggaagaaagaagaatgaaaaataaCGATTTTGTTTCTTAGAgcaatgatattttttttactctGTTTTCCTCTGTATAAAAGGAATGATGATTGTACATATTTATACCgtgataaaataataaagaataataaagaattcataaatgaaaataaacaaatataacaGAAGGGCTACGTGTACAGAGAAGATTGACTGGAGCTTAACAAACTCTAACACCTCAGGACTTCTAGAAGGCCTTTTTTAAGTTTGATGAGAGCATCCACGTAAGCAACAGATCATCAGCGGATTCATCATGTTGACCTCCTGAGACCTGATCTGTATCACCCTCAATATCCTCCCACAAACTTGGGCTACTAGACCAAGTTTGTTTCTTAGGTAGAAACACTGGCATGTGTAAGGGGCTTAGTCAGACAATCAACTACTTGTTCATTTGAGGGAATATAGCAAACAGATGAGTCCCTTGAGTACTTGGTCTCCTACATAGTGCACATCAATATGTGCTTCAT
This genomic window from Benincasa hispida cultivar B227 chromosome 4, ASM972705v1, whole genome shotgun sequence contains:
- the LOC120075923 gene encoding uncharacterized protein LOC120075923: MVKMKKFQVKLENLKLLGYGKENERIAIEIKWKGPQRHSLLPVPFYAKSPLQTNRTTAQRVLSNHHQTVQWNHEFHSMCEFEFPHDDASSIPFWDTKFYVLLEEEPTKSKTKSSVLGKASLNLAEMLSAMETKMERNVPIVLKDSAGAAPHHATISVCVNFVEVRDGPDPIQQEDKEGFLKTLKDLTSFKKKNREKGKVISSDGENRGLGDSTTGEEDGDHKQGKSLTKKRRLSFSFRHSRRKVEPWLEKTNTAVNDGVTVDRQRHDNGASVFNVAPISTTSQMEKAESTEFSLETNIQYKEASGGRWETREIVSRDGKLKLKTEVFFGSFDQRSEKAGGESACTAIVAVIAHWLHSNYGVMPTQLELDNLIMEGSSEWQKLCNNECYSNSFPNKHFDLETVVQADVGPITVSAENSFVGFFSPEKFNCLTEAMSFEQIWNEVNTKTFSNYESRIYIVSWNDHFFVLKMDENACYIIDSLGERLFEGCNQAYILKFDSSSLMFENQEKGEVGELVCRGKECCREFFERFLAAITIEELEEEQKKLGSCNFIPHQRLQIDFHFSSPVASSSSSSTSPSSLFFDQDSA
- the LOC120075924 gene encoding uncharacterized protein LOC120075924, with amino-acid sequence MPRPGPRPYECVRRAWHSDRHQPIRGSLIQEIFRVAHEIHNSSTKKNKEWQEMLPVVVLKAEEILYSKASSEAEYMDFSTLRDRLLDAINTIIRLDESTETGDFLQPCIEAALNLGCTPKKASRSQRNNVSTNYLSSRNQESPSLSPPPMVMKTSQGAVTNSRCVPYFWNLAKPVNNGLDHSRFRFQSLLPAHNSTGKFSALLSPHGLMENALPPSKFSVYPLYYGSGDQWQGQRSSFEIAPRPVSTYLDSTNGGVMEKTSVSGTMVANGIPQNELMYSLGSSCVDKCDLALRLGPLSASSSSCESKTPLHVLKVCSGSSPEETKTEDCSQVMERKLPLFPMVNAYGVSEHNTWGRSLEGECFDGETRMRKRKAGFTHSSKERHLRVGSQRFLPAGS